One Chloroflexota bacterium DNA window includes the following coding sequences:
- a CDS encoding TetR/AcrR family transcriptional regulator, translating into MLGNAVKIDPRTKRTRKLILDALIQLLRTRTFEEVTVNEIAEAATINRATFYAHFSDKYALVDELIRDGFMLYLDRRMQHYPDTPTRYMQALLWAIADHWAMIHGQCNQYHRFFDSLAENQIKRMLEQHIQTWLDHYGPLRNVPSMQRQLLATMLSWSVYALAARWLYSDRCQNLEHFINDSVPLLVGSIEALKG; encoded by the coding sequence ATGTTGGGAAACGCAGTTAAAATTGATCCGCGCACCAAGCGCACCCGTAAATTAATTCTTGATGCCTTGATTCAGCTCTTGCGCACCCGTACCTTTGAGGAAGTCACAGTTAATGAGATTGCCGAAGCGGCGACGATCAATCGCGCAACGTTCTATGCCCATTTCAGCGATAAATATGCTTTGGTCGATGAACTGATTCGTGATGGCTTTATGCTGTATCTTGATCGGCGCATGCAGCATTATCCTGATACGCCAACCCGTTATATGCAAGCCTTGCTGTGGGCGATCGCCGACCATTGGGCGATGATCCATGGTCAATGTAATCAATATCATCGCTTTTTCGATTCGTTGGCCGAAAATCAGATCAAACGCATGCTTGAGCAGCATATTCAAACTTGGCTTGATCATTATGGGCCGCTGCGCAACGTCCCATCCATGCAACGCCAATTATTAGCAACCATGCTGAGTTGGTCGGTCTATGCCTTGGCCGCCCGCTGGCTGTATAGCGACCGTTGCCAAAACCTCGAACACTTTATTAATGATAGCGTGCCCTTGCTGGTTGGCAGTATCGAAGCTTTGAAGGGATGA
- a CDS encoding NmrA family NAD(P)-binding protein: MANTQGLVAITGAAGQLGRLVLQQVLEKVAANQVVAITRDPAKLADVAAQGVKVVAGDFSDPAGLTAALAGVERVLMISIDVIGGERVRLQTDAVKAIAAAGVKHLVYTSAINPAEAPMEFVREHAATEQAIVASGLSYSFLRNNFYFETITDKIKGALAGGVIAAAAGDAAAGLVARADCAAAAAAALVSDNTASEVYNITGPVSLTHKAIAETVAEFAGREVAYYPIDAASAQQQLEQFGLPAQIAGFVVAIDHDLIGSGALDLVTNDVERLTGKPAQSLAEYLNANRALFS, translated from the coding sequence ATGGCAAATACCCAAGGTTTGGTAGCGATCACAGGTGCGGCTGGGCAATTAGGGCGGTTGGTTTTGCAGCAAGTGCTCGAAAAAGTTGCAGCAAATCAAGTTGTGGCAATCACCCGTGATCCCGCCAAATTGGCCGATGTCGCAGCCCAAGGGGTTAAAGTTGTCGCTGGCGATTTCAGCGATCCCGCTGGTCTGACGGCTGCTTTGGCTGGAGTCGAGCGCGTCTTGATGATCAGTATCGATGTAATTGGTGGCGAACGGGTGCGCTTGCAAACTGATGCGGTCAAAGCAATCGCTGCGGCTGGCGTGAAACATCTGGTTTATACCTCGGCAATCAATCCCGCCGAAGCCCCAATGGAGTTCGTTCGTGAACACGCTGCGACCGAACAAGCAATTGTGGCGAGCGGCTTGAGCTATAGTTTCTTGCGCAACAACTTCTATTTTGAAACGATTACCGATAAAATCAAAGGCGCTTTAGCTGGTGGCGTAATCGCTGCCGCTGCTGGCGATGCCGCTGCTGGCTTAGTTGCCCGCGCCGATTGTGCCGCTGCCGCCGCTGCCGCCTTGGTCAGCGATAACACCGCCTCGGAAGTTTATAACATCACTGGCCCTGTGAGCCTGACCCACAAAGCAATCGCTGAAACTGTGGCCGAATTTGCAGGCCGCGAAGTCGCCTACTATCCAATTGATGCTGCTAGCGCTCAACAACAACTTGAGCAATTTGGTCTACCCGCCCAAATCGCTGGTTTCGTCGTTGCGATCGACCACGATTTGATCGGCTCAGGCGCGTTGGATCTTGTGACCAACGACGTTGAGCGCTTGACTGGCAAGCCAGCTCAATCATTGGCCGAGTATCTCAATGCCAATCGTGCATTGTTTAGCTAG
- the secA gene encoding preprotein translocase subunit SecA: MFKWLGKLLGDPNAKVVKKMQPTLDEINALEPTIKALSDEQLREKTAELRTRFAELTKADREALDDRYADENRHDSTVEKDYQKELRVIEDAALDELLPEAFALVREASSRVIGQRHYDVQMIGGIVLHEGRIAEMKTGEGKTLVASLPLFLNAIPGRGAHLITVNDYLAKVGGGWMGPIFHSLGMSTGYIAHDYSAIYDPNYIDPNAKQDDSRLVHWRPCSRREAYMADMTYGTNNEYGFDYLRDNMVQHKDQCVQRELHYAIVDEVDNILIDEARTPLIISGPAQESSDNYRRFSSLVRGLKRSSISPDEVRKGLKDDFDGDYWIDEKSRSITLTESGLEVMEKRLNLPDGENMYDAKNFELTHYLENALKAEYVFHRDVDYVVQNGEVVIVDEFTGRTMPGRRWSDGLHQAVEAKESVEVRRENVTLATITFQNYFRMYNKLGGMTGTAITEAEEFSKIYNLEVVIIPTNRQVVREDYRDHIYASQKAKYNAVLREIKEMHEVGRPVLVGTTSVESSEIVSNLLKQEGLEHYLLNAKQHEREAYIVAQAGRTGAITIATNMAGRGTDILLGGNPDGLIEEHLKALGTTIADATPEQLAQAQAQAKADVEAERKAVMEAGGLHIIGTERHEARRIDNQLRGRAGRQGDPGSSRFFISLEDELMTRFGRIDTIKRLMERMSDGDEELPLESGLLDKAIESAQTRVEGYNFDVRKHVVEYDDVVNKQREVIYADRHAILGGEDMGDRILEMVVDEIDIHVEEFLDNRELDKPDLEGFLRQLYSIVPQLKAQETELAARFKGKQADEIGEIATEVVEEAYNRLGEELATQYTTLLQRGVQPIPGVSGPEAFFAHFERQEMLGAIDREWIDYLTAVDELRQGIGNVAIAQQDPLVAFKREAFKMFDELKGNIQNRIVYNFFTDAANWQVRLRQVELEMEARLAMAQTAGGSENATEEAPKPAKRGVGGAARRVSNAAGQAAPARRIVIKIGRNDPCPCDSGKKFKACHGLPGKEAELEAILAVKHTHAQAVGKK, encoded by the coding sequence ATGTTTAAATGGCTTGGGAAACTACTGGGCGACCCCAACGCTAAGGTTGTGAAGAAAATGCAGCCAACCTTAGATGAAATTAATGCCCTTGAGCCGACAATCAAGGCTCTTAGCGATGAACAACTCCGTGAAAAAACGGCTGAATTACGCACACGGTTCGCAGAGCTAACCAAAGCGGATCGTGAAGCGCTCGACGACCGCTACGCCGACGAAAATCGCCACGATTCCACCGTCGAAAAAGACTATCAAAAAGAATTACGGGTGATCGAAGATGCAGCGCTTGATGAATTATTGCCCGAAGCCTTTGCTTTGGTGCGCGAAGCCTCAAGCCGCGTGATCGGTCAACGTCATTACGATGTCCAGATGATCGGCGGGATTGTGCTGCACGAAGGCCGCATCGCCGAAATGAAGACCGGCGAAGGGAAGACCTTGGTGGCTTCCTTGCCTTTGTTCCTCAATGCTATTCCTGGTCGTGGCGCACACTTGATTACCGTCAACGACTACCTCGCCAAAGTTGGTGGTGGCTGGATGGGGCCAATCTTCCATAGCCTTGGCATGAGCACGGGCTATATCGCCCACGATTATTCAGCGATTTACGATCCCAATTATATCGACCCCAACGCTAAACAAGATGATAGCCGTTTGGTGCACTGGCGGCCTTGCTCGCGCCGCGAAGCTTACATGGCCGATATGACCTACGGGACGAATAACGAATATGGCTTCGATTATCTACGCGATAACATGGTGCAGCACAAAGATCAATGTGTGCAGCGCGAATTGCACTATGCGATTGTTGACGAAGTAGATAATATTTTGATCGACGAAGCCCGTACTCCCTTGATTATCTCTGGCCCAGCCCAAGAATCCAGCGATAACTATCGCCGTTTTTCTTCATTGGTGCGTGGCCTCAAGCGCTCCAGCATTTCGCCCGATGAAGTGCGTAAGGGTTTGAAAGATGATTTTGATGGCGATTACTGGATCGACGAAAAATCGCGCTCAATTACCTTGACCGAATCGGGCTTAGAGGTGATGGAAAAGCGGCTCAATTTGCCTGATGGCGAAAATATGTACGATGCCAAGAACTTCGAATTAACTCACTATTTGGAAAACGCCCTCAAGGCCGAATATGTTTTCCATCGTGATGTTGATTATGTGGTGCAAAATGGCGAAGTTGTGATCGTCGATGAATTTACAGGTCGGACGATGCCAGGTCGGCGTTGGTCGGATGGCTTGCACCAAGCGGTTGAAGCTAAAGAATCGGTCGAAGTGCGACGCGAAAACGTCACCTTGGCCACGATTACCTTCCAAAATTACTTCCGAATGTACAACAAACTTGGTGGTATGACTGGTACAGCAATCACCGAAGCTGAAGAATTTAGCAAAATCTACAATTTGGAAGTCGTGATTATCCCAACCAACCGCCAAGTCGTGCGCGAAGATTATCGCGACCATATTTATGCTTCGCAAAAAGCCAAATATAACGCCGTGTTGCGTGAAATCAAAGAGATGCACGAAGTTGGCCGCCCAGTCTTGGTCGGTACAACCTCGGTCGAAAGCTCGGAAATTGTCAGCAATTTGCTGAAGCAAGAGGGGCTTGAACACTATCTCTTGAATGCTAAGCAACACGAACGTGAAGCGTATATCGTGGCCCAAGCTGGCCGTACTGGCGCAATCACGATTGCAACCAACATGGCTGGTCGGGGAACCGACATTTTGCTTGGTGGCAACCCCGATGGCTTAATTGAGGAACATCTCAAAGCCCTCGGCACTACCATTGCCGATGCAACGCCTGAGCAACTGGCCCAAGCCCAAGCCCAAGCGAAAGCCGATGTCGAGGCCGAACGTAAAGCTGTGATGGAAGCTGGTGGCTTACACATCATCGGCACTGAGCGCCACGAAGCTCGCCGGATCGATAACCAACTCCGTGGTCGGGCTGGCCGTCAAGGCGACCCTGGTTCATCGCGCTTCTTCATTTCGCTTGAAGATGAGTTGATGACACGCTTCGGACGGATCGATACGATCAAGCGCTTGATGGAGCGTATGTCTGATGGCGATGAAGAATTGCCACTCGAATCGGGCTTGCTCGATAAAGCGATCGAAAGTGCCCAAACCCGGGTCGAAGGCTATAACTTCGATGTGCGGAAGCATGTGGTCGAATACGACGACGTGGTTAACAAGCAGCGCGAAGTGATTTACGCCGACCGCCATGCCATTCTCGGCGGTGAAGATATGGGCGACCGCATTCTTGAGATGGTCGTTGACGAAATCGACATCCATGTCGAAGAATTTCTTGATAATCGTGAGCTAGACAAGCCTGATCTCGAAGGCTTCTTGCGTCAGTTATATTCGATTGTGCCCCAACTCAAAGCCCAAGAAACTGAATTGGCAGCCCGCTTCAAAGGCAAACAAGCCGATGAAATTGGCGAAATCGCTACCGAAGTGGTTGAAGAAGCCTACAATCGGCTCGGTGAAGAGTTGGCAACTCAATACACGACCTTATTGCAACGTGGAGTCCAGCCAATTCCTGGGGTCAGTGGCCCAGAAGCCTTCTTTGCCCACTTCGAGCGCCAAGAAATGCTCGGGGCAATCGACCGCGAATGGATCGATTATCTGACGGCGGTTGATGAATTGCGCCAAGGCATCGGCAATGTCGCAATTGCCCAACAAGATCCATTGGTAGCCTTCAAGCGCGAAGCCTTTAAGATGTTCGACGAACTCAAAGGCAACATCCAAAACCGAATCGTCTACAACTTCTTTACCGATGCAGCCAACTGGCAAGTGCGTTTGCGCCAAGTTGAGCTTGAAATGGAAGCCCGTTTGGCCATGGCTCAAACCGCTGGTGGCTCAGAAAACGCCACCGAAGAAGCGCCCAAGCCTGCCAAGCGTGGCGTTGGTGGGGCGGCACGTCGGGTCAGCAATGCCGCAGGCCAAGCTGCACCAGCCCGCCGAATCGTGATCAAAATCGGACGCAATGATCCTTGTCCATGCGATAGCGGCAAGAAGTTCAAAGCATGCCACGGCTTGCCGGGCAAAGAAGCCGAACTTGAGGCGATTTTGGCGGTCAAGCATACCCACGCGCAAGCGGTTGGTAAAAAATAG
- a CDS encoding sulfurtransferase, whose protein sequence is MSDYVNPEVLVSTDWVAEHLNDPNVRLVESDEDILLYEMGHIANAVKINWQDDLNDLQIRDYIDGDDFAALLSRFGISNDTTIVFYGDKNNWWACYAYWVFQLLGHEKLKIMNGGRKKWIDEGRELTRVVPSFEPTSYVVGEPKPEIRAFRDDVLAHIGRPNPRQTAIELPAGHSLVDVRSPDEYTGKKLHMPEYPQEGAVRGGHIPGAVNVPWAKAVNDDGTFKSADEIRQLYGDVGVTPESDTVVYCRIGERSSLTWFVLHELLGYKNVRNYDGSWTEWGNVVGLPIHNPTTSK, encoded by the coding sequence ATGAGCGATTATGTGAATCCTGAGGTCTTGGTGAGCACGGATTGGGTTGCCGAACATTTGAATGATCCTAATGTGCGCTTGGTTGAGTCGGATGAAGATATTTTATTGTATGAAATGGGTCATATCGCTAATGCAGTCAAAATCAATTGGCAAGATGATTTAAACGATCTCCAGATTCGCGATTATATTGATGGCGACGATTTTGCTGCGTTGCTGAGCCGCTTTGGTATTAGCAACGACACGACGATCGTATTTTATGGCGATAAAAATAATTGGTGGGCTTGCTATGCCTATTGGGTTTTCCAATTGCTTGGTCACGAAAAGCTCAAAATTATGAATGGTGGCCGCAAAAAATGGATCGACGAAGGCCGTGAATTGACCCGCGTTGTGCCAAGCTTCGAACCAACCAGCTATGTCGTGGGCGAGCCAAAGCCCGAAATTCGCGCCTTCCGCGATGATGTTTTGGCCCATATTGGGCGGCCAAATCCGCGTCAAACCGCAATTGAATTGCCAGCTGGCCATAGCTTGGTCGATGTACGCTCGCCCGATGAATATACTGGCAAAAAATTGCATATGCCCGAATATCCCCAAGAAGGTGCTGTGCGCGGTGGCCATATTCCAGGTGCGGTTAATGTGCCTTGGGCCAAAGCCGTTAACGATGATGGCACGTTCAAAAGCGCCGATGAGATTCGCCAATTGTATGGCGATGTTGGGGTTACGCCCGAAAGCGATACGGTGGTGTATTGCCGGATTGGTGAACGCTCATCATTAACCTGGTTTGTGCTGCACGAATTGCTGGGCTACAAAAATGTGCGCAATTACGACGGCTCGTGGACTGAATGGGGCAATGTGGTTGGCTTGCCAATTCATAATCCTACGACCAGCAAATAG
- a CDS encoding NUDIX domain-containing protein produces MRSMIRSLVTQIAPLDLREQADCNETLAWIDSDAPLFRTAKPATPPMHLVSYIVVYDPATAQILLVDHRNAQLWLPCGGHVEPDEHPAITVIREIEEELGIQAEFYWQDPCFITVTETVGLTAGHIDVSLWYVVQADSQQPLAYDQAEFSQIRWFALDQLPLERSDPQLGRFIGKFQRLLKREAPRLLAVR; encoded by the coding sequence ATGCGTTCGATGATTCGTAGCTTGGTAACTCAAATTGCCCCCTTGGATTTACGCGAGCAGGCCGATTGCAACGAAACCTTGGCATGGATCGATAGCGATGCACCCTTATTTCGCACGGCCAAGCCAGCAACCCCGCCAATGCATTTAGTTTCCTACATTGTGGTCTATGATCCGGCGACAGCCCAGATTTTATTGGTCGATCATCGCAATGCTCAATTGTGGTTGCCGTGTGGTGGCCATGTTGAGCCAGATGAACATCCTGCAATCACCGTGATTCGTGAGATTGAAGAAGAATTGGGCATTCAAGCTGAGTTTTATTGGCAAGATCCCTGCTTCATCACCGTAACCGAAACAGTTGGGCTAACGGCGGGCCATATTGACGTTTCGCTGTGGTATGTGGTGCAAGCTGATTCGCAACAACCATTGGCCTACGATCAAGCTGAATTTAGCCAAATTCGCTGGTTTGCGCTGGATCAACTGCCGTTAGAACGCAGCGATCCACAGCTTGGGCGCTTTATTGGCAAGTTTCAACGGCTGCTCAAACGCGAAGCTCCACGACTATTGGCGGTGCGTTAA
- the sufB gene encoding Fe-S cluster assembly protein SufB — MSNPAQNEIEFDYSKYGFRDEENYTFKSSKGLSADIVRTISEMKGEPEWMLQRRLKALEIFHKKPLPTTGVWANPRLVELDFQDIHYYVRPGERAENSWDDVPENIKNTFEKLGIPEAERKFLAGVGAQYESEVVYHSLREEWEKLGVIFLDTDTGLKEYPELFKEYFGTIIPSADNKFAALNTAVWSGGSFVYVPKGVKVDIPLQAYFRINAENMGQFERTLIIVDEGAEVHYIEGCTAPVYSTNSLHSAVVEIIIKKGGKCRYTTIQNWANNIFNLVTKRAVAYEDASMEWVDGNIGSKLTMKYPAVYMMGRGAKGEVLSVAYAGEGQHQDAGAKMVHGAPDTTSRITNKSVSKNGGRTTYRGLAKVMRGAHNAKINVVCDALILDNRSASDTIPYIEIEEDSATVAHEATVGKIGEEQLFYLMSRGLDEAEALSMIVLGFMEPFTRELPMEYAVELNRLIQMEMEGSVG; from the coding sequence ATGTCCAACCCTGCACAAAACGAGATCGAGTTTGATTACTCGAAGTACGGCTTTCGCGACGAAGAGAACTACACATTCAAATCTTCAAAAGGTCTGAGTGCCGATATTGTGCGCACGATCTCGGAAATGAAGGGCGAACCTGAATGGATGTTGCAACGCCGCTTGAAGGCGCTGGAAATTTTCCACAAGAAGCCATTGCCAACCACTGGCGTATGGGCTAACCCACGCTTGGTCGAGTTGGATTTCCAAGATATTCACTATTATGTGCGGCCTGGCGAACGCGCCGAAAATAGCTGGGACGATGTGCCAGAAAATATCAAGAATACCTTTGAAAAATTGGGTATTCCTGAAGCTGAACGCAAGTTCTTGGCTGGCGTTGGCGCTCAATACGAATCAGAAGTTGTTTACCACTCGTTGCGTGAAGAGTGGGAAAAACTGGGCGTGATCTTTCTTGATACCGATACTGGTTTGAAAGAGTATCCAGAATTGTTCAAGGAATATTTCGGCACGATCATTCCTTCAGCCGATAACAAATTTGCTGCCTTGAACACAGCAGTTTGGTCGGGTGGCTCGTTCGTGTATGTACCCAAGGGTGTCAAGGTCGATATTCCATTGCAAGCCTATTTCCGCATCAACGCTGAAAACATGGGCCAGTTCGAACGCACCTTGATTATCGTTGACGAAGGCGCAGAAGTTCACTATATCGAAGGTTGTACCGCGCCAGTCTACAGCACTAACTCATTGCACTCAGCGGTTGTGGAAATCATCATCAAAAAAGGTGGCAAATGCCGCTATACCACGATTCAAAACTGGGCCAATAATATCTTCAATTTGGTAACCAAACGCGCCGTAGCCTACGAAGATGCTTCAATGGAATGGGTCGATGGCAACATTGGCTCGAAGTTGACCATGAAGTATCCTGCGGTCTACATGATGGGTCGCGGCGCAAAGGGCGAGGTGCTCTCAGTCGCTTATGCTGGCGAAGGCCAACATCAAGACGCTGGAGCCAAGATGGTGCACGGCGCTCCCGACACCACCAGTCGCATCACCAACAAATCAGTCTCGAAGAACGGTGGTCGCACGACCTATCGTGGTTTGGCCAAGGTTATGCGCGGTGCACACAATGCCAAAATCAACGTGGTCTGTGATGCCTTGATTCTCGACAATCGCTCAGCCTCGGATACGATTCCTTATATCGAGATCGAGGAAGATTCAGCAACCGTCGCCCACGAAGCAACCGTCGGCAAAATCGGCGAAGAGCAATTGTTCTATCTGATGAGCCGTGGTCTCGACGAAGCTGAAGCACTTTCGATGATTGTGTTGGGCTTTATGGAGCCATTCACCCGCGAATTGCCCATGGAATACGCTGTCGAATTGAACCGCTTGATCCAAATGGAAATGGAAGGTTCGGTCGGCTAG
- the proB gene encoding glutamate 5-kinase — MRIVVKLGTSVLTDGTDRLRRPRMVDLARQMAQLREAGHEVVLVSSGAVLAGWERLGFPKRRRELTHKQALAAVGQGRLMHIYGQLFEIYDVPVAQTLLTRADLRDRVRYLNARATLLTCLEIGVLPIINENDAVAIDEIRVGDNDTLSALVANLVDAQLLVILSDIAGLYSADPRHNPEATLIDDVAAVNEQVYALAGAAGSHRGTGGMFTKIQAAELATRAGTTMVIAAGNEPNVLVRLVAGESVGTRFRPVSTRLESRKRWIMAERVRQAHIAVDAGAVQALTHQGRSLLPAGIVSVEGEWRRGQTVAIVAPDGQTIACGLCQYAAHEVAQIKGSRTSDIESILGYSYGAEVIHRDDMVAFVKDEG; from the coding sequence ATGCGAATTGTAGTTAAACTTGGCACGAGCGTTTTGACCGATGGAACCGACCGTTTACGTCGCCCGCGCATGGTCGATTTAGCTCGTCAGATGGCCCAATTACGTGAGGCTGGCCACGAAGTTGTCTTGGTTTCTTCAGGCGCAGTTCTGGCTGGTTGGGAGCGACTGGGCTTTCCCAAACGGCGGCGTGAGTTGACCCATAAACAGGCTTTGGCGGCAGTTGGGCAGGGCCGTTTGATGCATATTTATGGCCAATTATTTGAAATTTACGATGTGCCGGTGGCTCAAACGCTGCTGACCCGCGCCGACCTGCGTGATCGAGTGCGCTATCTGAATGCGCGGGCCACCTTATTAACCTGCTTAGAAATTGGCGTATTACCAATTATCAATGAAAACGATGCAGTGGCGATTGATGAAATTCGCGTCGGCGATAACGACACACTTTCAGCCTTGGTTGCGAATTTGGTTGATGCCCAGTTGTTGGTTATTTTGAGCGATATTGCTGGCTTGTATAGCGCCGACCCGCGCCATAACCCGGAAGCAACCCTCATCGACGATGTTGCAGCAGTCAATGAACAGGTTTATGCTTTGGCAGGAGCGGCCGGTTCGCATCGTGGCACTGGCGGAATGTTCACCAAAATTCAGGCTGCCGAATTGGCGACCCGCGCTGGCACAACCATGGTGATTGCTGCTGGCAACGAGCCGAATGTGCTAGTGCGCCTGGTTGCTGGCGAGAGTGTGGGCACCCGCTTTCGGCCAGTCAGCACCCGCTTGGAAAGCCGCAAACGTTGGATTATGGCTGAACGAGTGCGCCAAGCCCATATTGCAGTTGATGCTGGTGCAGTGCAAGCCCTAACCCATCAAGGCCGTAGCCTTTTACCTGCTGGAATTGTGTCCGTTGAAGGTGAATGGCGACGCGGCCAAACCGTAGCGATTGTTGCACCCGACGGCCAAACGATCGCCTGTGGCTTATGCCAATATGCTGCTCACGAAGTCGCCCAAATCAAAGGCTCGCGTACCAGCGACATCGAAAGTATTCTCGGCTACTCCTACGGCGCTGAAGTCATTCACCGCGATGATATGGTAGCCTTTGTTAAGGATGAAGGATGA
- a CDS encoding non-heme iron oxygenase ferredoxin subunit has product MSFQIVATLQDLADTPAIQIDFAGEQVGIFRCGTQYFATSNICTHAYAELHEGELDVDDCTIECPLHGARFDLASGRPRSLPATEPLKVYSLKIEGDQILLEA; this is encoded by the coding sequence ATGAGCTTTCAAATTGTTGCAACGCTGCAAGATTTGGCCGACACGCCAGCGATTCAAATTGACTTTGCTGGCGAACAAGTTGGGATTTTTCGCTGTGGCACGCAGTATTTCGCCACCAGCAACATTTGCACCCATGCCTATGCCGAATTGCATGAGGGCGAGTTGGATGTTGATGATTGTACAATCGAATGTCCGTTGCATGGCGCACGTTTTGATTTAGCTAGTGGTCGCCCGCGCTCGTTGCCAGCGACCGAACCATTGAAGGTCTATAGCCTTAAAATTGAAGGCGATCAAATTTTGCTTGAAGCTTAA